A single window of Salvia splendens isolate huo1 chromosome 6, SspV2, whole genome shotgun sequence DNA harbors:
- the LOC121807029 gene encoding uncharacterized protein LOC121807029: MNKRAYTLAELLTELQSAEDLMVQTKAAMMSFRPSSSGSKPGKGKKKAQNVVAPKIAKGKKKRVNTNKKQSGKCFKCGENGLWKPDCPKKANGSGNKAVE, translated from the exons atgaacaagaGGGCTTACACCCTAGCTGAACTGTTGACTGAGTTGCAGTCAGCGGAGGATCTTATGGTCCAGACAAAGGCTGCTATGATGAGTTTTAGGCCGTCTTCCTCAGGCTCTAAGCCAGGTAAGGGGAAGAAGAAAGCCCAGAATGTTGTAGCACCAAAGATAGCTAAGGGCAAAAAGAAACGGGTGAACACGAACAAGAAGCAAAGTGGCAAGTGTTTCAAATGCGGAGAAAATGGGCTTTGGAAGCcggattgtcctaaaaaggccAATGgctcag GTAACAAGGCAGTTGAATGA